From Pandoraea vervacti, the proteins below share one genomic window:
- a CDS encoding DNA-binding response regulator produces MLLMDFLSQQGCRVYIAQDGRDGYTKARTVQPDLILMDIRMPVCDGLGACRLLKADPGTRHIPLIFLTAAALPGERVAGLTAGAVDYVTKPYDFEEVRLRLSIHLKTTAPASHGEHGKLAPLPVQAHTLDAVLFRATRALLLDQLSTTPELAGLASAVGTNTRRLNLAFRRCVGVTVFDFLREERMKEARRLLSETSLDVQDIAGAVGFASAANFATAFRERFGMPPSGFREQGAQVERAPGAPGAPGTPGTPGTP; encoded by the coding sequence ATGCTGCTGATGGACTTTCTCAGCCAGCAAGGCTGCCGGGTCTACATCGCGCAAGATGGCCGCGACGGCTACACCAAGGCGCGCACGGTGCAACCCGACTTGATCCTGATGGACATCCGCATGCCGGTCTGCGACGGTCTCGGCGCTTGCCGTCTGCTCAAGGCCGATCCGGGCACGCGCCACATCCCGCTCATCTTTCTCACGGCCGCCGCCCTGCCCGGCGAGCGGGTCGCCGGACTCACGGCCGGTGCGGTCGATTACGTCACCAAACCTTACGACTTCGAGGAAGTGCGGCTACGTCTGTCCATCCATCTGAAGACGACGGCCCCCGCTTCGCACGGCGAGCACGGCAAGCTCGCCCCGCTCCCGGTGCAGGCACACACGCTGGACGCCGTGCTGTTTCGCGCCACGCGCGCGCTGCTGCTCGACCAGTTGAGCACCACGCCCGAGCTCGCCGGACTGGCAAGTGCGGTCGGCACGAACACCCGCCGCCTCAATCTGGCGTTCCGGCGCTGCGTGGGGGTGACGGTTTTCGACTTCCTTCGCGAAGAGCGCATGAAAGAGGCGCGGCGCCTGCTCTCGGAAACCTCACTCGACGTGCAGGACATCGCCGGTGCCGTCGGATTCGCCAGCGCCGCCAACTTCGCTACCGCGTTTCGCGAGCGCTTCGGCATGCCGCCCAGCGGCTTTCGCGAACAGGGCGCTCAGGTCGAGCGCGCCCCCGGGGCCCCCGGGGCCCCCGGAACGCCCGGAACGCCCGGAACGCCATGA